A genomic segment from Nicotiana tabacum cultivar K326 chromosome 9, ASM71507v2, whole genome shotgun sequence encodes:
- the LOC107794871 gene encoding uncharacterized protein LOC107794871, with the protein MASTPASELSDGPVLSVINKRLRALRKKYNRIVQMEESLSKGKILNKEQEETFRSKSAVLAGIDELEKLRQPLAAAVAEEINLAVEQQRQVPPSESAADTPIDDPNNKGESVEDLLNLLYFGSMFDVKSLQQSDLTATMLTRTMERACCLSYDCMPEDESTDDVMDLLGERDLDLISILSGLLVSRPVNSPLSHKHSLQKCIEHAKLWLSKSNQPFEPNSDATYAGLRSKLDKIIGSLYFTTDPVKVEAAAGKYGSYPVPVEEHVEVLPVDVPLQVETPNVQYEQKEEDAASSQAVESNEIHDNNVELQQGDNMSEQFAEPEEVAPEAEGVDNLKDADFNRQQSVPQSNSYQNYRGNRGGSGGGRRGNSNGRGGRGRGGSYQNGRSQYYDQSGNYHQRNHFNNYRGRGGRGTGGGGSYNHYASGDHAGSFSAEV; encoded by the exons ATGGCATCTACACCGGCATCAGAACTCTCCGATGGACCAGTACTCAGCGTGATCAACAAGCGCCTCCGTGCTCTTCGCAAGAAATACAACCGCATTGTCCAAATGGAAGAATCTCTATCCAAAGGCAAAATCCTCAACAAAGAACAAGAGGAAACTTTCCGCTCCAAATCCGCTGTTCTCGCCGGCATTGACGAGCTCGAGAAGCTTCGTCAGCCACTCGCTGCAGCCGTCGCTGAAGAAATCAACCTCGCCGTTGAACAACAACGCCAAGTTCCTCCGTCAGAATCCGCCGCCGATACGCCTATTGATGATCCTAACAACAAAGGAGAAAGTGTTGAAGATTTACTTAATCTGTTGTACTTTGGTAGCATGTTTGACGTGAAGTCGTTGCAGCAGAGTGATTTAACAGCGACGATGCTGACGAGGACTATGGAGAGAGCGTGTTGTTTGAGCTACGACTGTATGCCAGAGGACGAATCTACTGACGACGTGATGGATCTGTTAGGCGAAAGAGATTTGGATTTGATTTCGATACTTAGCGGGTTGCTTGTTTCACGCCCTGTTAACTCTCCCTTGTCACACAAGCACTCTCTTCAGAAATGTATTGAGCATGCTAAGCTATGGCTTTCGAAGTCTAATCAGCCCTTTGAACCCAATTCCGATGCTACTT ATGCGGGGCTGAGATCAAAGCTCGACAAGATCATTGGTTCGCTATATTTTACCACAGACCCTGTTAAAGTGGAGGCAGCTGCCGGTAAATATGGGTCTTATCCAGTGCCAGTAGAAGAGCATGTGGAGGTTTTGCCTGTCGACGTACCGCTGCAAGTGGAAACTCCAAATGTGCAGTATGAGCAGAAG GAGGAAGATGCTGCAAGTTCTCAAGCAGTTGAAAGTAACGAAATTCACGATAACAATGTGGAACTGCAGCAG GGTGACAACATGTCTGAACAATTTGCTGAACCAGAAGAAGTCGCACCTGAGGCTGAAGGTGTTGATAATTTGAAGGATGCAGATTTCAATCGGCAACAATCTGTTCCCCAGAGTAATTCTTATCAGAATTACAGGGGTAATCGTGGTGGGAGTGGGGGTGGCCGTCGTGGAAACTCCAATGGCCGTGGAGGACGTGGCAGGGGAGGGTCCTACCAGAACGGCCGCAGTCAATACTACGACCAATCTGGTAATTACCACCAGAGGAACCATTTTAATAACTATAGGGGAAGGGGTGGCAGGGGTACAGGTGGTGGCGGGAGTTACAATCATTATGCTTCAGGTGATCATGCAGGCAGTTTCTCTGCTGAAGTATGA